aaatattaggaaATCAAAGATATccatagtctgcgacaggtcgctatggcaatcggcgtattaggcagggggacgccccgcactcccacACGTctgacgtcacccgcgctcgcccacaccgggttatcacgggggctgtgcgggtgtgccttgccatttcaacctgtcgcgtattatagtcATTTCATAGTTAATcaaggtaacatttgacgcctggcATGTAAGCCTCAACGTTTTCTTACAAGTTTCTTCATAACTGTCCATGAACTATGTTTCCGTAGTAATACTACATTACTGTCCAGGCTAGAAATAAAGCAATTGCCAGCCGAGTAATATTGGAAGGACAAAGCGAAGCCAAAGACTATCTAAGTGATTTTAAACTAAAAGAGGTTGTTAATTGCTATGTCGGCCGAGATTTGtatattacttttatttaatttgtgaaGAAACTATAAACAAATGaatccaaaaaaaaacttgcattgcagtttgtataacaataataacccttttaaaataaaaatacctacacaCAACTTTTTTATTCAGCACACAAGTTATTATAAGTGCACAATAGTGTATGGACACACAGGTGAATTCTCTATTTCCTAACTCATAGTCCGAGACACAGCAGTAAACTAACAAAATTGTTGACAGAAAAATCCAATATTTTGTATCCCGAATAACcttaaaattactttaaaaataacctAGAGCCTGTGACAGCTTCAACTTGAAATATTGAAATATCTCCACAAATATGTAATTTTGattgtataaatatttatagtatattatatattgtatattttgtatttatattttgattgtataatatttgtacttacaaaatatttccgtaaacttaataatattcaataatcattattgcaaaaagtcaaagtcaaatgatttattcaaaatacatGTTACTCTTATTGGATGACAaaattgttagatttgtaagatgagagatgataattaattacgcatacttaaaactaaagctacaagggttccaaacgcgcccaagtctgagaagagcccacaacaaactcagctgggtattattttcattattgtatTCATTTTCATATGGTAGGTATTGAAGTTAATTAGTTCAGGCCTAAAGTAACATATATACTCACTTATATACATAACAACACATATACTCACTTTCATAAAACACTTTTTCTGAAGCTTCAGCTGCATTTGAAGCATTAAGTATCTTTAAACTCCTTTTGTAATCCCTTTCTCGCTGGTATAGCTTTCTTATTAttttctgtaaaattaatatagaATATTTTCACGGAGTATAGGTccactctcagaatgagaagggtttagtccacattggccaagtgcagattggcagagttcacacatctttaagaacattatgaaagCAGGGATATcttcttcacaatgttttccttcatcatattatattaaaacacCAAATATTTGAACAGTACATATTTCATAATTTTGGGCAGTTTCATCAATCCTGACATAGTGGATGTAGTAAAGTAAATATAATTGCCTGATAACTCATTTAAGTATACAAGTAAAGCAGGAACTTAGTAATAAGTAAACTAACTAAAAAATATGATATATAATATTACCTGTCCATTAATTATCAAATTAAGAAATTCTACTGTAGCTTCTAGTTGTATAGTGCATCCTGGACAAATAGTTCGTGGGAGTTCTCCATCATCTTCTACCTGAATTTAAATttcagaaataaatatttttcataggGAAACACGACATCCTCAAATCTACtagcttaaaattaaattaataatgtaaaGCAGCTATGATacattttagaacattatgtCCATGCATTGTTGTTttggtttttgttttgttgtttatttatttgggtGATTTGggaaattgaaatgaaaatgtCGAAATTTACCGTCAAATACTGGCGCGAGAAATCGACAATTGGTGAATTATGggtaataataaagaaaacacaaaataataaataaattcgcGCATTTCTGGGATATAAAAAAGTCAATTCGTGATTCAATGTTAGaacttatttttaattctttcacataatacaaaaacacaaacatAAAATATTGAAGACATGAAATTGATATTTCTTGCCAAAAAGTAAGTCAGCCATCTTGCTAAAATTACAAGTCAAAACAGTCACAATTTATTGCAAAACCATTTTACCTTTAGCGGTAAATATGAGTTAATAATTTCACTTAAGTTTTGGTTATTTTCTTCACAGGAATATAATAAGTTTCCATTATCATTCTCTTCACCACATAATCTACAAACTGTAGAATTATAAAGAAACACTTCCATCTTTCTATGAAGAAAAATGGGTGCGCCATCTATTTCCGGCTGTCATTTTTGCTGTCTTTGTCGTAGGTAGTAACGTTcagaaagtaaaaaaattgtaacagtCACGATAGTACATCAGTCATGGGTAACATTGGAAACGTGTCAAACATTGTGTTGCCGGCCCAAAAGAAAAAATAGCTTTAAGTTTTCGAGTTTTATACTCGAAAAATTAAACTCGTTTTCGGTACGAGACTAACTGGAGTAATTTCattgttaaaatgaaaaatatgttagttttaaaattaaaatattaaataagcaTTATTGTTTCTGTATTACCTATTAGTTATAATATCCGTCTAATACTATCCAAGCACCGCTCAAACCAGTGAATCTAGAAAATGGATGCTCTCTATGTAGTGTATACCTGAGAAGACAGGAAATGAAATCCAACgggaacattaaaaaaatatctgtgcGTATGAAGTCAGAAAAgaagctagtttcaaataacTGACTAAATAATgtccaataaaattattatagctGAGATTTTTTCATTGTCGGATCAAGTCTGgtcaaaataatgtacatcgacctttagaatgacatttcggctttgtagagcgttgtctctgtcactcatacctatatgacgttttgtcggtctcaacaacagagacattgctctacaaatccgctatctccttttaaaggacgatgtacattattttctgccgcgtactgtatcgaGTTATCGctataactatattatactcGTACATGTTGTTTGCCACAAGCATCTGACGCGGGCATTAAATTgtgttaaaatatatatattttatttataaaataagtttgggtttgtttcatattacaattataataaaaccactttgatatttTAACACCTATAGGTACACTAATTTTTCCCCAAACTGAACCATTTTTCACAAAAATAAGATctaggttcgaaactagtcgggctaacgtcgaataaacacgtgagtaaagccgggtcagatattattatatataaaaataagatCTAAGGAATATCACGGATATTTTGACGCTTTCCACCGTTTCTAGAGGTGGATTAGCACTCCTAGAGTAGGGCACCGACCAGAAAGAGTTGGGTACAGGCTTGATTCAAGCCTAACAATCGTGACTTATAGTCTTACTTGTAGTACTTAATTTGGAAGTCTATTGAGGCTTAAAGGCTTTTATAATCTGTGAATaatcacataatattttagtgtTGGCAGCATTGGCCACTGGCATgttttctttctcttttcttTCGAACTTCTAAGCCCTTTCCGGTTTAGTTCCTGGGGCTAGAAGCCGTTGtttcggtttttattatttttaatcgcCCGTAATCCTTCAAAATGAGAATCTATAAGGATATTATTACCGGTAATTGCGTTTAATATGTTAATAGGAGTGATTTCGAGTTATTATTTCGTTCATTGCGAATCATTAATGTGAATTTGACATTTAGTGATTGGAGTGTTTCATGTATTTTTTGTTCGAGTTTTTGCCACATCGACATCGCAACCACCACCCATGGTTTCTTAGGGGATGGTAATGATTATGGGCGTGTTAATTTTCAGGTGACGAGATGTTCTCGGACACATACAAAATCAAACTGGTCGACGAAGTAATTTACGAAGTCACTGGTAAATTGGAAACAAGAACACAGGGCGATATCAGAATCGAGGGTTTCAACCCCTCGGCCGAGGACGCGGACGAAGGCACAGACTCTGCGTGTGAGAGCGGCGTAGATATTGTCTTAAATCACCGACTTGTGGAGACCTATGCCTTCGGAGACAAGAAATCTTACACTCTATACCTTAAAGATTACATGAAAAAGTGAGTACTGCGGATTTCTTTTATAGAATTGAAAGTGAGGATCGTGGCAACTTTCACTGAATTTTTGTTGCGAATGACTAATTCGTGATTCAATTGAATTGGCTGAATCATGGAGGTATGACAGATGACTACTAACATTGTTGCACCAATAAATGTCAGTGTCTTCCATTTCAAGACATTCGTAATAGTGTTTTGTATTACATAGTATACCTAGTTTCATAATTAAAGTTTGGCACATATTCTTGATCCAGCTGTTTTGTATTTACTTATTGATCCACAAGAATAAAGAAATCTATGGTCATTAATTTATGCTATTTGTGTCACTGATTGATACTATACAGTTTTTGGTTCCAATATGTTTATTGTGCCCATGAAAAGATTTCATAGCCCCCATTGTTTACAATAGTGTTATCAGTCCTCGAGCAATGTCATTGTTAATCCTTATCTAACACCTACTTCAATAATGTGCCAGCTGATGCTGCTTCCTTTTACTATAACCATCAATAAGATGGATGGAAGAACCTAGATCTGAGATTCTACAATATTATGCTAGTCATCACTTTCTATTTCCTGTAATTAGGTCAAGCGAAAGGCTTGCAAAGCTTATTATAAACTCACATTGGTTTTTACATGATGCAGTTTAAAAATGTGTATTTGcttttaactataataatattatatgaactATCGATTAAGATTAGAGTGTAAGGCCCATTTATAGCATTTGATATTAGTCAACATCTTTTATATAACAACATTGAAGGGACCATGATTATTAGGTTGCAGGTAGCTACAATAACCAGTGTTAACTTTTTATGCTACAAATAGCCAGGATTTACCCGATATGTTTGTTATAAAGGGTTTTCACTgtagttattttattatcttgaaTAGCAATGCATCGTAAACTACCCGAAGTTGATAAACAATATCGGCTTCAGTAGCACTTGATGCAAGAGTAAAGAACTTTAATGAAAAAACATTCATTTCCATAATGTTTGTTCATGAAATGGAGCTAACAAACACCTTAAGACTTTATAATGATTATTGTTAGCCCCGCACTGAATTAAAAATCTTTGCCAAGTTAAAGTGAAGCCACATAATGCGTTGCattggcggtgcggcgcctgagcggtgcAGTTGCGTCATCTTACGTAGAAATCGCTGAACCATG
The DNA window shown above is from Maniola hyperantus chromosome 1, iAphHyp1.2, whole genome shotgun sequence and carries:
- the Tctp gene encoding translationally-controlled tumor protein homolog; the protein is MRIYKDIITGDEMFSDTYKIKLVDEVIYEVTGKLETRTQGDIRIEGFNPSAEDADEGTDSACESGVDIVLNHRLVETYAFGDKKSYTLYLKDYMKKLVAKLEETSPDQVDVFKTNMNKVMKDILSRFKELQFFTGESMDCDGMVALMEYRDINGVSTPVMMFYKHGLEEEKF